In the genome of Qipengyuania seohaensis, one region contains:
- a CDS encoding transglutaminase-like cysteine peptidase produces MVNAPALPRRSRSGITLALAGAGLAAVIAAPAQAASSQVLFAAAPGIAGTTDCNAVEPGAAAQSGAALSRQSKTTAILGQASALDAIRAQQEGQDDHPLFAGSPAKPLEPAAAPVPARQAGCSVSSPFAARAVFDPVKPLSFVPRLKAQPPMAAVPAVQGGADRILGSKLVAVGSTSFDSAFARVSRTRTNLGPTLAAIGAPRVDQNALVASVNRWVNRSITHAEDRDLYGRADYWADAGTTLRLGKGDCEDFALLKMELLAAAGISRDDMILTLARDLIRRRDHAVLLVKTDEGYLMLDNVGDAPLDARADHGYRPVMSLGAKQSWLHGY; encoded by the coding sequence ATGGTCAATGCGCCCGCCCTGCCCCGCCGTTCACGATCCGGCATAACTCTCGCTCTTGCTGGCGCAGGGCTGGCGGCAGTGATTGCGGCGCCCGCACAGGCCGCCAGCTCCCAAGTCCTTTTCGCTGCCGCTCCGGGCATCGCCGGCACAACCGATTGCAACGCGGTAGAGCCGGGTGCAGCCGCCCAATCCGGCGCAGCGCTGTCCCGCCAGAGCAAGACGACTGCCATTCTCGGGCAGGCCAGCGCGCTCGATGCCATTCGCGCACAGCAGGAAGGCCAGGACGACCATCCGCTATTTGCCGGATCGCCGGCGAAGCCGCTCGAACCTGCGGCTGCCCCCGTTCCTGCAAGGCAGGCGGGCTGCAGCGTATCGAGCCCCTTTGCCGCGCGCGCCGTTTTCGACCCCGTAAAGCCCCTATCCTTCGTGCCGCGTCTCAAGGCACAGCCGCCCATGGCAGCGGTTCCAGCAGTTCAAGGCGGCGCTGATCGCATACTTGGCAGCAAGCTGGTGGCGGTCGGTTCAACGAGCTTCGACAGTGCCTTCGCCCGCGTCAGCCGCACGCGCACGAACCTGGGGCCGACCCTAGCTGCCATCGGTGCGCCTCGTGTCGACCAGAACGCGCTGGTCGCCTCGGTCAATCGGTGGGTCAATCGCAGCATTACCCATGCCGAAGACCGCGACCTGTACGGCCGCGCCGATTATTGGGCCGATGCCGGCACCACGCTGCGTCTTGGCAAGGGCGATTGCGAGGACTTCGCCCTCCTCAAGATGGAATTGCTGGCTGCTGCCGGAATTTCGCGGGACGACATGATCCTCACACTGGCGCGCGACCTCATTCGTCGCCGCGACCACGCAGTGCTGCTCGTCAAGACCGACGAAGGTTACTTGATGCTCGACAATGTCGGAGACGCGCCGCTCGATGCCCGCGCAGACCACGGCTATCGCCCGGTCATGAGCCTCGGTGCCAAGCAGAGCTGGCTACACGGATACTGA
- a CDS encoding acyloxyacyl hydrolase, with protein sequence MRLRPTALLAATLAFGLPATAHADEAYGGVYAHGVDTPFTFDTGEGGADLQVGYRFDPIAGLEALGGPQPYVFGSVNSDGDTNFAGVGVSWKAEIGKLYLRPGVGLVIHDAPDVRVDPATKMRTDLGSRVLFEPELAIGVDLNPRWSIEASWVHISNARLFNSEQNPGIDMIGLRVNYRK encoded by the coding sequence ATGCGCCTTCGACCAACGGCCCTGCTGGCCGCGACCCTGGCTTTCGGCCTGCCTGCGACCGCCCATGCCGACGAGGCGTATGGCGGCGTCTATGCGCATGGCGTCGATACGCCGTTCACCTTCGACACGGGTGAGGGCGGCGCGGACCTGCAGGTCGGTTACCGCTTCGATCCGATCGCCGGGCTGGAGGCCCTGGGCGGACCGCAGCCCTACGTATTCGGCTCGGTCAATTCCGACGGCGATACAAATTTTGCAGGCGTGGGCGTCAGCTGGAAGGCGGAGATCGGCAAGCTTTACCTGCGCCCCGGCGTGGGGCTGGTGATCCATGACGCACCCGATGTCCGGGTCGATCCTGCAACCAAGATGAGGACCGATCTCGGCAGCCGCGTCCTGTTCGAACCGGAGCTTGCGATCGGTGTGGACCTCAACCCGCGCTGGTCGATCGAGGCCAGCTGGGTCCACATCAGCAATGCGCGCCTGTTCAATTCCGAACAGAACCCCGGCATCGACATGATTGGATTGCGGGTGAATTACCGGAAGTGA